The genomic segment TATATGGGGTTTATGCCGCCAAGGGGGTGCCGGCGAAGGACTGTTCGACGGGGGAGCAGAAGGCGCTTTTGATCTCGCTGATCCTGGCCAACGGGCGGGCCCTGGCAAGGGAGTTCGGGGCGCCGCCGATCCTGCTCTTGGACGAGGTGGCGGCGCATCTGGATGCGGGCCGGAGGGCGGCGCTCTATGATGAGGTCTGTGCGCTGGGGGCGCAGGCGTGGATGACCGGGACGGGGGCGGAACTGTTCGAGGAACTGGGCGAGCGGGCACAGTTGATCGAAGTGACGGAAGCAGAAAGTATCAGCAAAATCAGTGGGAAAGATGCGTCATGACCAATCCTCAACGCGTGACTCTCATCACTCTTGGTGTCGCCGATCTGGACAGATCCAAGGCGTTTTACGGGGCTTTGGGGTGGGTGCCGGCGGAGGAGCAGGAGGGGGTCGCTTTCTACCAGATGCAAGGTATGGCCTTGGGATTGTTCGGAAAAGCGGCGTTGGCGGAGGACCAGGGAAGGGGTGGCGCCGAGCTGGGCACCGGGGCGATGACGCTGGCGCAGAACTTTGCGACCGAGGCGGAGGTGGATGACGCCTTTGATGCTGCCGTGGCGGCGGGGGCCAAGGTGTTGAAACGGCCGGAGAAAGTGTTCTGGGGCGGGTATTCGGGCTATTATGCCGACCCGGACGGGCATGTCTGGGAAGTGGCGATGAACCCGTTCTGGCCGCTGGGGGAGGACGGGTCGCTGACGCTTCCCGGGGCGGGGTGAACGGCGTCGGTCTTCGCGGTGGCGGCAGAAAAGGGTTAACGGCCTTGTTTTGCTGGGATTTCGACGTCGGTATCACGTCGGTATTACGTCGGTATCGCGTCGGTGCGGGGGTCTGTAGAGGGGTTGGTTAATGTGGCGTGCGGTAAGAGGCTGCGCGAGATGTGGTGTGGCGCGCAACACCCGGCGGAGGGCGTGAGGTGAGCGTCTCGGTTCTGCTGCTGCGCGGCATCAACGTGGGCGGGCGCAATGCGTTGCCGATGGCGGAGCTGCGGGTGCTGCTGGAGGGGTTGGGGGCCGAGGACATCGCGACCTATATCCAGAGCGGCAATGCCGTGTTTCGCGGCGAGGTGACGGCGGAGTCCGTCGCCGACGGGATCGAGGCCGCGAAGGGCTTTCGGCCGCAGGCGCTGGTGATGTCCCGCGACCGGCTGGCCAAGGTCATGGCGGCCAACCCGTTCCCCGAAGAGGGGGCGGCGGATGGCAAGTCGGTGCATGTCTGGTTTTTCGAGGGCAACCCGAAGGCGCTGGAGGACGAGACGCTGGCGCTTGCAACGCCGAGTGAGCGGGTCGAGGTGACGGGCGAGGCCGGCTATCTGCATGCCCCCGATGGGATCGGGCGGTCGAAGCTGGCCGCGACGCTGGAAAAGGCGCTGGGCGTGCCGTCGACGGCGCGGAACTGGCGCACGGTCATGGCCATCGCGAAGCTCGTGGAAGAGCGCCGATGACGCTGGGCCTGTGGGACATGGCGCTTTATGCCGGGGCGCTCTTCATCCTGTTCATCACGCCCGGGCCGGTCTGGCTGGCGGTGATGGCGCGCACGCTGTCGGGCGGGGCGGGGGCCGCGCTTCCACTGGCAGCGGGTGTGGTTGTCGGAGACGTCCTGTGGTCGCTTCTGGCGGTGCTGGGGGTGTCGTGGGTCGTTGGGGCGTTCGACGGCTTCATGACGGTGCTGAAGCTGGTGGCGGTGGTGACGTTCGCGGGCATGGGCGTGATGCTCATCCGCAATGCCAGCCGCAGCATCGTGGCCGACAGCCGCCTGACCCGGCCGGGGATGTGGGCGGGGTTCATGGCGGGGCTGGCGGCGATCCTCGGGAACCCCAAGGCGATCCTGTTCTACATGGGCGTTCTGCCGGGGTTCTTCGACCTTGGGCAGGTCACGCCCGGCGATATCGCGGTGATCGTCGTGCTATCGGCCATCGTGCCCTTCGTGGGCAACATGGGGATGGCGCTTTTCCTGGATCGGGTGCGGCGGTTGATGACCTCTCCGACGGCGCTCAGGCGGACGAACCTGGCCTCTGGCGGGCTGTTGATTTTGGTGGCGGTGGTGATTGCGGTGACGTGATCGGGGTGCACATCGACGGCGTTGTTGCGTCACGTCATTCGCGGGGGAATAGTGGGGCGGGAACGAAGGCCGAGGAGAGACGGATGGCGCGGCGCACGACCGAGGCGTTATGGGCAGAGATCGACCGGTGTGACGCGTTCCTGCGGATCGCCGAGGATTTCGCGAAGGTGTCTTTTCCCGAGGAAGCGGCGTTGCGCGAAGCGGTAGCAGCTCTGCCGGACAAGGATGCCTTTGTGGCGAGCGGTCTGAGGAACGGCGCCACTCTGCCGCAAATACTGAGTGGTTACGAGCAGGCGGTGAACGATCACATGGCCGCGTTTGCCATGACGGCGCCGGATGCGGTGGCCTATGCGACCGGTCTTCGCGCGTATTACCGCGAGCGGACCGGCCGGGAATTGCTGTCGGATTTTCCGCCGCCGACGCGCAAGTTGAAGGCGATCGTCAAGCGCGGGAAGATCCGGAACGACACGGAATTCTACCTTGTGAAAGAGTGCGTCGACGATTTGGAAGATGACCCGAAAACCGAAGCGTTGGGGCGGGATTTGCGGGAGTTGCTCGGCGCCTACGAGGCCGGTGGCTGAGGCCCGGCGGGCCGGGAGGGGCCGCTGAGCGGTGGGTGCATTTCCGGATGCCGGATTCCGGGCGCGGGACGCGCGGAAAAACGCTGTGTGACAGCCTGCGAAAACTGCCGCCGATTGCGTGACATTCCCCCCGGAAAATCGTATAAAATCGCAAAGTTAAGAAGGATAGCCCGCATGGCAGAAGCAGTACCGGCGCGCGAAGAATACGGCGCCGATTCCATCAAGGTTCTCAAGGGGTTGGAGGCCGTGCGCAAACGGCCTGGCATGTATATCGGTGATACCGACGATGGCTCGGGTCTGCATCACATGGTGTACGAGGTCGTCGATAACGGGATCGACGAGGCGCTGGCGGGCCATGCGGACGTTGTGACGGTCACGATTCACGGCGATTCAAGCGTTTCGGTTAGCGATAACGGCCGCGGGATTCCGGTGGAGATGCACGAGGAAGAGGGCGTTTCGGCGGCCGAGGTCATCATGACCCAGCTGCATGCCGGGGGTAAGTTCGACAGCAACTCGTACAAGGTGTCGGGCGGTCTGCACGGGGTCGGTGTTTCGGTGGTGAACGCGCTGTCCGACTGGCTGGAGCTGCGGATCTGGCGGAGCGGCAAGGAGCATGTCGCGCGCTTCGAGGGCGGCGAGACGGTCGAGCACCTGAAGGTGGTGGCCGATGCCGATGGCAAGCGCGGCACCGAGGTGCGGTTTTTGGCGTCGACCGACACGTTCTCGAACCTCGAGTACAATTTCGAGACGCTGGAGAAGCGGCTGCGCGAGCTGGCGTTTCTGAATTCCGGCGTGCGCATCCGGCTGCGCGACGAGCGGCCGGAAGAGGCGCTGGAGTCGGAGCTGCATTACGAGGGCGGGGTCAAGGAGTTCGTCAAGTATCTCGACCGGCACAAGGCGCCGATGCTGCCCGAGCCGATCTTCATCACCGGGGAGCGGGACGATATCCAGGTGGAAGTGGCGATGTGGTGGAACGACAGCTATCACGAGACGGTGCTGCCCTTTACCAACAACATTCCGCAACGGGATGGCGGGACGCACCTTGCCGGGTTCCGGGGCGCGCTGACGCGGGTGATGCAGAAATACGCCGCCGAAAGCGGGATCGCCAAGAAGGAGAAGGTGACGTTCACTGGGGACGATGCGCGCGAGGGGCTGACCTGTGTGCTGTCGGTGAAGGTGCCGGACCCGAAGTTTTCGAGCCAGACGAAAGACAAGCTGGTGAGTTCGGAGGTGCGGCCGGCGGTCGAGGGGCTGATGAACGAGAAGCTGTCGGAGTGGTTCGAGGAGAACCCCAACGAGGCACGGCAGATCGTCGGCAAGATCATGGAAGCCGCTCTGGCGCGGGAGGCGGCAAGGAAGGCGCGCGAGCTGACCCGGCGGAAGAACCCGATGGACATGAACTTCCTCAGCAGCAAGCTGAAGGATTGTTCGGACAAGAACCCGGCCAACACCGAGATCTTCCTGGTGGAGGGTGACAGCGCCGGCGGGTCGGCCCAGACCGGGCGGGACCGGGCCACGCAGGCCATCCTGCCGCTGAAGGGCAAGATCCTGAACGTGGAACGGGCGCGGTTCGACCGGATGCTGGGCAGCCAGGAGATCGGCAACATGGTGATGGCGCTCGGCACCGGGATCGGGCGGGACGAGTTCGACATCTCGAAGCTGCGCTATCACAAGATCATCATCATGACGGATGCCGACGTTGATGGCGCGCATATCCGGACGCTGTTGCTGACCTTCTTCTACCGGCAGATGCCGGAGCTGATCGAGGGCGGGTATCTCTATATTGCGCAGCCGCCGCTCTACAAGGTGTCGCGGGGCAAGTCGGAGGTCTACCTCAAGGACGAGGCGGCGATGCAGGATTACCTGATCCAGCAGGGGACCGAGGACGCGGTGCTGCGGCTTGGTTCGGGCGAGGAGATCGTCGGACAGGATCTTGTCCGCGTGGTCGAGGAGGCGCGGCAGACCAAGCGGATTCTCGATGCCTTCCCGACGCATTACCCCCGCAACATCCTTGAGCAGGCGGCGATTGCCGAGGCGTTCCTGCCGGGGCGGGCCGATGCGGATTTGCAGGGCGTGGCCGATGCGGTGGCGAAGCGGCTTGACCTCATTGCGGTGGAATACGAGCGCGGCTGGCAGGGCCGGCCGACGCAGGATCACGGTATCCGCCTGACCCGCATGGTGCGCGGGGTCGAGGAGGTGCGCACGCTGGATGGCCCGGTGCTGCGGTCGGGTGAGGCGAAGCGTCTGGCGCAGCTGACGCAGTCGCTGCGGGAGGTGTATACCCGGCCGGCGTCCCTGCACCGCAAGGACCGGTTCCAGGCGATCTATGGCCCGCTGGACCTGCTGGATGCGATCCTGAAGGAAGGCGAGAAGGGGCTGGCGTTGCAGCGGTACAAGGGGCTGGGCGAGATGAACCCGAACCAGCTTTGGGAAACCACGCTGGACCCCGAGGCGCGGACGCTGTTGCAGGTCAAGATCGACGACGTGGCCGAGGCGGACGACCTGTTCACCAAGCTGATGGGCGACGTGGTGGAGCCGCGGCGCGAGTTCATCCAGCAGAACGCGCTGAGCGTCGAGAACCTCGACTTCTAGGCTTTTGTGGGATCGCGCATGATCATGCGCGGCCCCCCACGGGCTTGTGCGGGTCGCATGAATGGAGATGCCGAGACCGACGGAAAGATCGCTTCGAGTTCTGAGAGCTTCGGAGTTCGCTTTATTTCGTCGGCTCGAACGGACCCAGGCATACGACATCCGACGTCTGGTTTGCAGGAAAGACCATTTGCTGGACTGCGTGACGGTGACGCTTAACGCCTGCGGCCAAACAGGCACGACCGTCTGCCTTATCGCGCCAGCGCCCGGGCCACATGGGCCGGGCCGACGGGGCGGATGCCCGTCGGGTTCAGGGCCTTGATCGAATAGTAGCCCCTGGTGATGTGATCCATGTTCACGGTCTCGCGCACGCCGGGAAGGTCAAGGATGCGCTGCTGGAAGGCCGAAAGGCGCGGGTAATCCGCGATCTGGCGGAGGTTGGTCTTGAAGAGACCGTGATAGGCCGCGTCAAAGCGGATGAGGGTCACGAAGGTCCGGATATCGGTCTCGGTCAGGCGATTGCCGAAC from the Roseovarius indicus genome contains:
- a CDS encoding VOC family protein encodes the protein MTNPQRVTLITLGVADLDRSKAFYGALGWVPAEEQEGVAFYQMQGMALGLFGKAALAEDQGRGGAELGTGAMTLAQNFATEAEVDDAFDAAVAAGAKVLKRPEKVFWGGYSGYYADPDGHVWEVAMNPFWPLGEDGSLTLPGAG
- a CDS encoding DUF1697 domain-containing protein, which translates into the protein MSVSVLLLRGINVGGRNALPMAELRVLLEGLGAEDIATYIQSGNAVFRGEVTAESVADGIEAAKGFRPQALVMSRDRLAKVMAANPFPEEGAADGKSVHVWFFEGNPKALEDETLALATPSERVEVTGEAGYLHAPDGIGRSKLAATLEKALGVPSTARNWRTVMAIAKLVEERR
- a CDS encoding LysE family translocator, yielding MTLGLWDMALYAGALFILFITPGPVWLAVMARTLSGGAGAALPLAAGVVVGDVLWSLLAVLGVSWVVGAFDGFMTVLKLVAVVTFAGMGVMLIRNASRSIVADSRLTRPGMWAGFMAGLAAILGNPKAILFYMGVLPGFFDLGQVTPGDIAVIVVLSAIVPFVGNMGMALFLDRVRRLMTSPTALRRTNLASGGLLILVAVVIAVT
- the gyrB gene encoding DNA topoisomerase (ATP-hydrolyzing) subunit B, coding for MAEAVPAREEYGADSIKVLKGLEAVRKRPGMYIGDTDDGSGLHHMVYEVVDNGIDEALAGHADVVTVTIHGDSSVSVSDNGRGIPVEMHEEEGVSAAEVIMTQLHAGGKFDSNSYKVSGGLHGVGVSVVNALSDWLELRIWRSGKEHVARFEGGETVEHLKVVADADGKRGTEVRFLASTDTFSNLEYNFETLEKRLRELAFLNSGVRIRLRDERPEEALESELHYEGGVKEFVKYLDRHKAPMLPEPIFITGERDDIQVEVAMWWNDSYHETVLPFTNNIPQRDGGTHLAGFRGALTRVMQKYAAESGIAKKEKVTFTGDDAREGLTCVLSVKVPDPKFSSQTKDKLVSSEVRPAVEGLMNEKLSEWFEENPNEARQIVGKIMEAALAREAARKARELTRRKNPMDMNFLSSKLKDCSDKNPANTEIFLVEGDSAGGSAQTGRDRATQAILPLKGKILNVERARFDRMLGSQEIGNMVMALGTGIGRDEFDISKLRYHKIIIMTDADVDGAHIRTLLLTFFYRQMPELIEGGYLYIAQPPLYKVSRGKSEVYLKDEAAMQDYLIQQGTEDAVLRLGSGEEIVGQDLVRVVEEARQTKRILDAFPTHYPRNILEQAAIAEAFLPGRADADLQGVADAVAKRLDLIAVEYERGWQGRPTQDHGIRLTRMVRGVEEVRTLDGPVLRSGEAKRLAQLTQSLREVYTRPASLHRKDRFQAIYGPLDLLDAILKEGEKGLALQRYKGLGEMNPNQLWETTLDPEARTLLQVKIDDVAEADDLFTKLMGDVVEPRREFIQQNALSVENLDF